In one Shinella zoogloeoides genomic region, the following are encoded:
- a CDS encoding DMT family transporter — MDSKRLGYAFTLLAIVIFSLQDAISKHLGSAYPPVFIAMLRFWAFGAFAMVLGARSPGGLRAAAAAKRPFLQILRGVLLAFQIVVVITAFSTVGLAHSQAILSSGPIFVALLSMPLLGERVGWRRWTAIGVGLCGVLIVLNPAGSSFDASVLLPLAGALMFAIYVIVTRLVSRDDPASTSFFYIGVAGAAAISLVGPFFWTNLTPGDWLWMGLLCITGMSSHYFLIRAYDLLDAAAVQPLTYLQVVLAAIIGVSVFGETLNLNTIVGSAIVVGAGIFTIWRESVVARRRARENAGRNDTGI, encoded by the coding sequence ATGGATTCCAAACGACTCGGCTACGCCTTCACCCTGCTCGCGATCGTGATCTTTAGCCTGCAGGACGCCATTTCGAAACATCTCGGCAGCGCCTATCCGCCTGTCTTCATCGCCATGCTGCGCTTCTGGGCGTTCGGCGCCTTCGCGATGGTGCTGGGCGCGCGCAGCCCGGGCGGCCTGAGGGCGGCGGCGGCGGCGAAGCGGCCGTTCCTCCAGATCCTGCGCGGCGTGCTGCTCGCGTTCCAGATCGTCGTCGTCATCACCGCGTTCAGCACGGTGGGCCTTGCCCATTCCCAGGCGATCCTGTCCTCCGGGCCGATCTTCGTGGCGCTTCTCTCCATGCCACTTCTCGGCGAGCGGGTCGGCTGGCGGCGATGGACGGCGATCGGCGTCGGCCTCTGCGGCGTGCTGATCGTCCTCAACCCGGCCGGCAGTTCCTTCGACGCGAGCGTCCTCCTGCCGCTCGCCGGCGCACTGATGTTCGCGATCTACGTCATCGTGACGCGCCTCGTCAGCCGTGACGATCCGGCCTCGACCAGCTTCTTCTATATCGGCGTCGCCGGGGCGGCGGCGATCTCGCTCGTCGGCCCGTTCTTCTGGACCAATCTCACCCCCGGCGACTGGCTCTGGATGGGCCTGCTCTGCATTACCGGCATGTCGAGCCACTATTTCCTGATCCGCGCCTATGACCTGCTCGACGCGGCGGCGGTGCAGCCGCTGACCTATCTCCAGGTCGTGCTGGCGGCGATCATCGGCGTCAGCGTCTTCGGCGAGACGCTGAACCTCAACACCATCGTCGGCTCGGCGATCGTCGTCGGCGCCGGCATCTTCACCATCTGGCGCGAAAGCGTCGTGGCGCGCCGGCGAGCGCGGGAGAATGCCGGCCGGAACGATACAGGAATATAA
- a CDS encoding DMT family transporter: MHKTVTSGILLTSFAYFLFSLQDASVKWLVVALPVWQILFVRSVTIFSLCLVVGGRPLLRASHRSPVLKPLFLRNLLLLAAWLSYYNAARDLGLAELTTLYYASPVVMTILSVPILGEQVPGYRWLAVVVGFIGVVVACGIAAKGLTLSLPVYLALQAAVFWAIATVLLRKTALHERTQVQMTISSGFFVFFTALAMPFVWQPISLVDLALMAGTGVIAGIGQFAMFEGMRRAPVSVLAPFEYTSLVWAFALGYLIWSDVPGSNVFVGAALIFSAGMIIIARERFDRRLRVRT; this comes from the coding sequence GTGCACAAGACCGTCACTTCCGGCATTCTGCTGACGTCCTTCGCCTATTTCCTGTTTTCGTTGCAGGATGCGTCGGTCAAATGGCTCGTTGTGGCCCTGCCGGTCTGGCAGATCCTCTTCGTGCGCAGCGTGACGATCTTTTCGCTCTGTCTCGTCGTCGGCGGGCGTCCGCTCCTGCGGGCCTCGCACCGGTCGCCGGTGCTGAAGCCGCTCTTCCTGCGCAACCTTTTGCTGCTTGCCGCCTGGCTCAGCTACTACAACGCCGCGCGTGATCTCGGCCTCGCGGAGCTGACGACGCTCTACTATGCCTCGCCGGTCGTCATGACGATCCTTTCCGTGCCGATCCTCGGCGAGCAGGTGCCGGGCTACCGGTGGCTTGCCGTCGTCGTCGGCTTCATCGGCGTGGTCGTCGCCTGCGGCATCGCGGCGAAAGGGCTCACGCTGTCGCTGCCCGTCTATCTCGCCCTGCAGGCCGCCGTCTTCTGGGCCATCGCGACGGTCCTCCTGCGCAAGACGGCGCTGCATGAGCGCACGCAGGTGCAGATGACCATTTCCAGCGGATTCTTCGTGTTCTTCACGGCGCTCGCCATGCCCTTCGTCTGGCAGCCGATCTCGCTCGTCGATCTCGCGCTGATGGCGGGAACGGGTGTGATAGCGGGCATCGGTCAGTTCGCGATGTTCGAGGGCATGCGCCGCGCGCCCGTATCGGTCCTCGCCCCGTTCGAATATACCTCGCTCGTCTGGGCCTTCGCGCTCGGCTATCTCATCTGGAGCGACGTGCCCGGTTCGAATGTCTTCGTCGGCGCTGCGCTGATCTTTTCCGCCGGCATGATCATCATCGCCCGCGAGCGGTTCGACCGGCGCCTGCGCGTGCGGACATGA
- a CDS encoding sensor histidine kinase: MPISNAAFVRSTVMLLIGGMIALLGIVGTSLWLVHKVEGYFTGYIEVREVRSAASDLLSTLKDLETGQRGFVITGDEAFRAPYDAALAAVAEKQQLLSEKAARFPNYAARMPEIERLVKDKLQELAETVEAVEEGRQAEAVAQVKTDRGRVIMDQLRTQLGDIMGNADNRLQEGVTDTVWSAGALQWTTVIGAIAIIGVLGGAAMVVAQYTRDILAARREVETLNATLEKRVDERTEELIRANQEVQRFAYIVTHDLRAPLVNIMGFTSELQASLAAIQAYVLADGKAPSPDDILEARRAASEDLPEAIGFIRSSTKKMDGLINAILKISRDGRRELKIERVDIKALVEAGAAAVGHQVAESDGVITIGDTLPTVISDRLSLEQVFGNLFDNAIKYQAPDRPLRVSVTARNSGRAGFVIEFTDNGRGIAPEDHERVFELFRRSGTQDKPGEGIGLAHVRSLMRNLGGDIVVRSEFGQGTTFVLRLPPDLSKVVRSMQA; this comes from the coding sequence ATGCCGATATCGAACGCCGCATTCGTGCGCTCGACCGTTATGCTATTGATCGGCGGAATGATCGCGCTGCTCGGCATCGTCGGCACGTCGCTCTGGCTCGTCCACAAGGTCGAGGGTTATTTCACCGGCTATATCGAAGTGCGGGAAGTCCGCAGTGCGGCATCCGACCTCCTGTCCACGCTGAAGGACCTGGAAACGGGCCAGCGCGGTTTCGTCATCACCGGCGACGAGGCGTTCCGCGCGCCTTATGACGCGGCGCTTGCGGCCGTGGCCGAAAAACAGCAGCTCCTCAGCGAGAAGGCCGCGCGCTTCCCGAACTACGCAGCCCGCATGCCCGAGATCGAGCGGCTGGTGAAGGACAAGCTGCAGGAGCTCGCCGAAACGGTCGAAGCCGTCGAGGAGGGCCGGCAGGCCGAGGCGGTGGCACAGGTCAAGACCGACCGTGGCCGCGTGATCATGGACCAGTTGCGCACCCAGCTCGGCGACATCATGGGCAATGCCGACAATCGCCTGCAGGAGGGCGTTACCGATACGGTATGGTCCGCTGGCGCCCTGCAATGGACGACGGTGATCGGTGCGATTGCCATCATCGGCGTGCTCGGTGGCGCGGCCATGGTCGTCGCGCAATATACCCGCGACATCCTCGCCGCGCGCCGCGAGGTCGAGACGCTGAACGCCACACTGGAGAAGCGCGTGGACGAGCGGACGGAAGAGCTGATCCGCGCCAATCAGGAGGTCCAGCGTTTCGCCTATATCGTGACGCACGATCTGCGCGCCCCGCTCGTCAACATCATGGGCTTCACCAGCGAGCTGCAAGCCTCGCTCGCCGCCATCCAGGCCTATGTGCTGGCCGACGGCAAGGCGCCCAGCCCCGACGACATCCTGGAAGCCCGCCGAGCCGCGTCCGAGGACCTGCCGGAAGCGATCGGCTTCATCCGCTCTTCGACGAAGAAGATGGACGGCCTCATCAACGCGATCCTGAAGATCTCGCGCGACGGGCGGCGGGAACTCAAGATCGAGCGCGTGGACATCAAGGCGCTGGTCGAGGCCGGCGCGGCCGCGGTCGGCCACCAGGTCGCCGAATCGGATGGCGTGATCACCATCGGCGACACCCTGCCGACCGTCATTTCCGACCGGCTGTCGCTGGAGCAGGTGTTCGGCAACCTCTTCGACAATGCGATCAAGTACCAGGCGCCCGACCGGCCGCTGCGGGTTTCCGTCACCGCCCGCAACAGCGGCCGGGCCGGCTTCGTCATCGAATTCACCGACAACGGCCGCGGTATCGCGCCGGAAGACCATGAACGGGTCTTCGAACTCTTCCGCCGCTCGGGAACGCAGGACAAGCCCGGCGAAGGCATCGGTCTGGCGCATGTGCGTTCACTGATGCGCAATCTCGGCGGTGATATCGTCGTCAGATCCGAATTCGGGCAGGGGACGACCTTCGTGCTTCGTCTGCCGCCCGACCTCAGCAAGGTAGTAAGGAGTATGCAGGCATGA
- a CDS encoding response regulator has translation MNGLGKEVTIVMIEDDEGHARLIEKNIRRAGVHNEVVPFTNGTDALDFVLGKDRSGLASAGRFLLILLDLNLPDMSGIDILQKIKSNSHTKRLPVVILTTTDDEREIQRCYDLGANVYITKPVEYESFAHAIRQLGLFFSVIQIPETQ, from the coding sequence ATGAACGGACTGGGCAAGGAAGTCACCATCGTCATGATCGAGGACGACGAGGGCCATGCGCGCCTCATCGAGAAGAACATCCGCCGCGCCGGCGTGCACAACGAGGTCGTGCCCTTCACCAACGGCACCGACGCGCTCGATTTCGTGCTCGGCAAGGATCGTTCGGGCCTGGCGAGCGCCGGCCGGTTCCTGCTGATCCTGCTCGATCTCAACCTGCCGGACATGTCGGGCATCGACATCCTGCAGAAGATCAAGTCCAACTCCCACACCAAGCGCCTGCCGGTCGTCATCCTCACGACGACGGACGACGAGCGGGAAATCCAGCGCTGCTACGATCTCGGCGCCAACGTCTACATCACCAAGCCTGTCGAATATGAAAGCTTCGCCCATGCGATCCGCCAGCTTGGCCTGTTCTTTTCCGTGATCCAGATTCCCGAGACGCAATAA